The Streptomyces lienomycini sequence TCGCGCGGCGAACCCGTCGTCACCGAGCGGGAGTACACCGGGCGCAAGGGGCACGGCCTCTACACCCCGCGCGCCACCTGTCAGTACATCGACTAGACAACGAGGAGCGGTGCAGATGGACTTCGGACTCGTCCTGCAGACCGACCCGCCGGCCTCCCGCGTCGTGGACCTGATGAAACGGGCCGAGCACCACGGCTTCAGCCACGGATGGACCTTCGACTCCGCCGTGCTCTGGCAGGAACCGTTCGTCATCTACAGCCAGGTCCTGGCCCACACCAGCACACTGAAGATCGGCCCGATGGTCACCAACCCGGGCACCCGCACCTGGGAGGTGACGGCCTCCACCTTCGCCACCCTCAACGACATGTTCGGCAACCGCACCGTCTGCGGCATCGGCCGCGGCGACTCCGCGATGCGCGTCGCGGGACGCAAACCCAACACCCTCGCCCGCATCAGCGAGGCCATCAAGGTCATCCGCGCGCTGGGCAGGGGAGAGGAGGCCGACCTCGGCGGCGGCACCGTCGTCCGGTTCCCCTGGGTGAAACCGGGCGCCGAAGTCCCCGTGTGGATGGCCGCGTACGGTCCGAAGGCGCTGAAGACGACCGGTGAGGAGGCCGACGGCTTCATCCTCCAACTCGCCGACCTCTACCTGACCGAGTACATGGTCAAGGCCGTCCGGGACGCCGCCGAGGCCGCCGGACGCGACCCCTCCGAGGTGAGGATCTGCGTCGCCGCCCCGGCCTACGTCACCGCCGACGACTCGCCCGAGGCCCTCGGCCACGCGCGCGAGCAGTGCCGCTGGTTCGGCGGGATGGTCGGCAACCACGTCGCCGACCTGGTCGCCAAGTACGGCGCCCACACCGGCGCCGTACCCGACGAACTCACCGACTACATCAAGGCCCGCGAGGGCTACGACTACGCCCACCACGGGCGCAGCGGCAATCCCGACACGCAGTTCGTGCCGGACGAGATCGTCGACCGGTTCTGCCTGATCGGACCGGTCGAGAAGCACATCGAGAAGCTGACCGCCCTGCGTGCCCTCGGCGTCGACCAGTTCGCGCTGTACGCCATGCACGACGCGCAGGAAGCCGTGATCGACACCTACGGCACACAGGTCATCCCGGCCGTCAACGCCTGACCCACCCCCTGCCCGCCCCGCTCCCGGGGCGGGCCCCAGGGCGCACCCGCGCACCCCCCGCGGCACTCCCCGCACGGCCTCTCCCGTCCCACCGCATGATTGGCCTGCCCATGACCGACACCGCGCCCACGGCCATACCGCCGTCCGCCCAAGTCACCCTCCCCGACGGGCGCGTGGAGCTCGCCCCGGGCTCCGCGCCGCCGAGCGGCCGCTACGCCAACGAGGACCTGCTGCCCGTGCCCGTCGGCAAGCGCACCTGGACCACGTACAACTTCTCCGCCCTGTGGGTCGGCATGGCCCACAACACGGCCTCCTGGACACTCGCCTCCGGTCTCATCGCGGTCGGCATGGACTGGAAGCAGGCGGTGTTCACCATCGCCCTGGCCAACCTGATCGTGCTCGCCCCGATGCTGCTCACCGGGCACGCCGGACCCAGGTACGGCATCCCCTTCCCGGTCTTCGCCCGCGCCTCCTTCGGCATCCGGGGCGCCAACCTGCCCGCCGTCGTACGGGCGTTGGTGGCCTGCGGCTGGTTCGGCATCCAGACCTGGATCGGCGGCGAGGCCATCTACTTCCTGGCCGGCAAGCTGATCGGCGACGGCTGGACCGGCGCCGCGACGATCGGCGGCCACGCCTGGACCATGTGGCTGTCGTTCGCGATCTTCTGGGCGCTCCAGGTCGCCATCATCTACCGGGGCATGGAGACCATCCGACGCTTCGAGAACTGGGCCGCGCCCTTCGTCCTCGTCGGTGCCTTCGTGATGCTGTGGTGGATGAGCGACAAGGCGGGCGGGTTCGGCCCGCTCTTCGACCAGCCGTCGCGACTCGGCTGGGGCGGCGACTTCTGGAAGCTGTTCTGGCCCTCCCTGATGGGCATGATCGGCTTCTGGTCCACGCTGTCCCTCAACATCCCCGACTTCACCCGCTACGGAAAGAGCCAGAAGGCGCAGACCCGGGGCCAGGCCCTCGGACTGCCGACGACGATGACCCTGTTCGCGTTCCTGTCCGTGATGGTCACCTCCGGCTCGCAGGCCGTGTACGGCGAGCCGATCTGGGACCCGGTGCAACTCGCCGCGAAGACGGACAACGTGGTGGGACTGCTGTTCGCCCTGGTGACCGTCCTGGTGGCGACCCTGTCCGTCAACATCGCGGCCAACCTGGTCTCCCCGGCCTTCGACTTCTCCAACGTCGCACCGCGAAGGGTGAGTTTCCGGGCGGGCGCGCTCATCACGTCCGTCCTCGCCGTGCTGATCTGCCCGTGGAAGCTGTACTCCGACCCACAGGGCTACATCTTCACCTGGCTCGGCCTGGTCGGCGGGCTGCTCGGCACCGTGGCCGGCATCCTCATCGCCGACTACTGGATCCTGCGCCGCGCCCGGCTGCATCTCGTCGACCTGTACCGCGCCGGCGGACGCTACTGGTACGACAAGGGCTGGAACTGGCGGGCCGTCGTCGCCTTCGCCGTCGGCGGTGTCCTGGCCGTCGGGGGTGCCGACTTCCATCCCCTCGTCGACGGCCGGCCCGTGCCCTTCCTCGAACCGCTGGCCGACTACGGCTGGGCGGTGGGCCTGACCACGGCCCTGGTGCTCCACCTGGCGCTGATGCTGATGCCGGCCACCCGGCCCCGCGCCGAGGCGGTCGGTGCCACCGGTCAGCCCTGACCGCCCCGCAAGGCGGCCACCGCCTCCTTGGCCGCCTTGATGGCACCCTTGTTGATCTCCGTGGTGCCGGGTGCCTTCTTCGACTCGAAGTCACTGCCGTTGTACGTGATCACCACCAGGGCGTTGGCCGCGCGGACCAGCACGGTGCCCTCGCGCGTCTGCTGCTTGTCCTCGGTGGTCAGGTCCACGATGGAGTACGCCGCGTCGCCGAGCCCCGGCACCTCGCCTCCGCCGCTCCGGTCGGCGACCCGCTCCTGGTACGACTTCCGCGCCGACTCGTCGCTCTTCATCACCTCGAAGGAGACGTCGAGCCAACGGTAGTCGTACCCCTTGAGCGCGTTCCACGAGCAGGTGCGGCGGGCCTTGGTGTCCGTGGAGGGGATCTCCTTGCCGGCCGCCTTCGCACCCGGCACCAGCGAGGTGACCGTCTTCTCGGCCAGGCTCGCGCACGGTGCCGGGGCGGCGGCGTACGTCTTCGTCTCCGCCTGTGTCGCCGGGGCGGAGGAGGATCTCCCGGCGGTGTCGGGCGGCGTCCTGTCCTTCGCGGCCGGTGAGGTGTCCGGCCCGGACGACAGCGCCCAGCCGGCGGTGGCGAGCACGGCGACCGGCGCCAGACGGGCGGTCAGGGCGAGCGGCAGGGGAAGAGAACGCACGGCGCACTTCTCGTGGGGGAGGGTGCGGAGGGTGCCCGCACGGCGAACGGGACGCCAGTCTCACACGACTCCCCGTGCGGCGGAAGGGCGAACTCGGTCCGTGCCCGCGTGGTGACGCAGACGAACGGACGCCGCCGGTGCCTCGCGGCCGCCGTCACGGTGACCGGGGCGAGGGCCGCCACCGGCGTCAGGGCACCCGCGCGGTCCACTCGGCGGAGGAGAACTTCGTGCGCGCCAACTCCCGGGCCCGCGCCAGTTCCTCGTCCGTCACCTTGCCCTGGGACAGCCCGTACCGGCCGCCGAAGGAGGAGATCATCCGCTCGATCACGGCCTCGCGCGCGAGGCCGGTCTGCCGGCGCAGCGGGTCCACCCGCTTCTTCGCGGACTTCGTGCCCTTGTCGGACATCTTCTCCCGCCCGATGCGCAGCACCTGGAGCATCTTGTCCGCGTCGATGTCGTACGACATGGTCACGTGGTGCAGCACGGCGCCGGGCCCGCCCCCGGGCCCCACCACGCGCTTCTGCGCGGCGCCCGCGATCTTGCCCTGGTCGGTGGCGATGTCGTTCAGCGGCTGGTACCAGGCGCGGATGCCCATCTCGCCGAGTGCGCCGAGCACCCAGTCGTCGAGGTAGGCGTAGCTGTCCTGGAAGGAGAGCCCCTGCACCAGTGCCTCCGGCACGGACAGGGAGTAGGTGATCGTGTTGCCGGGCTCCACGAACATCGCGCCGCCGCCGGAGACGCGGCGCACCACGTCGACGCCGTGCCGGGCCGCCCCCTCGGCGTCCACCTCGTTGCGCAGCGACTGGAAACTGCCGATGATCACCGCCGGGGAGCCCCACTCCCACACGCGCAGCGTCGGCGGACGCCGGCCCGCGGCGACCTCGGCGGTCAGCACCTCGTCGAGCGCCATGTGCAGCGCGGGGGCCTGGGGGCCCTCGTGAATCAGCTGCCAGTCGTAGTCCGTCCAGTCCGTGGCGTGCGCGAGCGCGCGGCGTACGGCGATCGCGACGCCCTCCGAGGTCAGGCCGTACATCACGGTGCCCTCGGGCAGCGCCGCGTCGATCCGGGCGGCCAGTCCCGCCGCGTCGGTGTCGGCCGGGGCGCCCTCCAGGGCGCGGTTCACGGCGTCCAGCGCCTCGTCCGGTTCCAGGAAGAAGTCGCCCGCCACGCGTACGTGCCGCAGCACACCCTTCTCGGCCTCCACGTCCACGACGACCAGCTTGCCGCCGGGGACCTTGTACTCACCGTGCACCGTTGTGCCTCCGTTTCGCCTCCGGGGACAACAGTGCGCCCGACCGGTGTGTTCCCGCCCGGCGCCGCTCCCGACGGTGTCACCCGGTCGCTCACCCGATCCGGCCGGCCACCCGGTCGCCGACGGGTACGGCCAGCCGCACCTCGGTCCCGCCCCCGCGCGCGGGGCCCACCACGAGGTCGGCGCCGATCAGCAGGGCGCGTTCGCGCATGCCCCGGATACCGGCCCCCTCGGCGTCGCCGGAGTCGTCGAAGCCCCGGCCGTCGTCGCGCACCCGGAGTTCGACGGCGTCCCCGGCCCGCCGCAGAGTGAGGAGCACCACGCGTGCACCGGCGTGCCGGGCCACGTTGGTGAGGCTCTCCTGGGCGACCCGGTAGAGGACCAGGTCGGCGTTGTCACCGAGGGCGGGCAGCCCGGGGGCGATGTCGTGGCGCACGGTCAGCGAAGGCCCGGTGAACTCGTCGGAGAGCGACCTCAGGGCGCTGCTCAGGCCCAGCTCCTCCAGGACCCCCGGGAGGAGCCGCCGGGCGATGCGGCGGATCTCGTCCAGGCTGGCCCGGGTCGTCTCCTGCACCTGCGAGAGCTGCTCGCGCACGGAGTCGGGTGCCTGGTCCGCGACCCGTTTCAGGTCCAGCAGCACGGCGGCGAGGGTCTGCCCCACCTCGTCGTACAGCTCCTGGGCGACCCGGTGGCGTTCCGACTCCTGCGCGCTCAGCGTGCGGGCGGCGCTCAGGGCGCGTTCGGCCTCCAGCCGGTCGAGCATCGTGTTGAAGGTGGTGATCAGCTCGGCGATCTCGCCGTCGCCGTCGACCTTCGGACGGACCCGCGGCCGCAGCAGGTCGGTCGTGGTCATGGCGTGCGCGAGCCGGCGCAGCGGCCCGAGACCGATCCGCAGCAGCAGGACGTTGGCGGTCAGGATCACCACGAGACCCACCGTGAGGATCGCGGCCTCGGTGAGCAGGACGGGCGTCGACACGGTGACCGGTCCCAGCAGCAGCGCGGTGGCCGCGATCAGCACCACCGCGTTGAACAGGGAGATTCTCCAAAACAAGGGCACCGCAGCAGCGTCGGCGACGCACGGCACGGGCGTCCATCGGTTCGCACACCCATTTCCGCTCCGCACCGGACCCGCCGGTTAGCCTGGGCCGCATGCGTGTCACCCCCTCGCCGACGAACTCGACGCCGACTGGGCGCTGGGCCTGATGTACTCGGCGGGTGCCGTCGGCTCCCTGCTGGTCAGCCTGACCAGCGGCTCGGTGTCCCGCACCCGGTGCCACGGCCAGCTGGTGGTGTGCGGCGCGACCGGCTGGACCGGCGCCCGCCCGGCGATCTGGACCGGCGGGGTGGCCTGTGTCGCGGCCGTGGGACTGCTCACCGCCGCGCTGGCGAGACTCGTCGCCTACGACGCCCGCACCGACGAGGACGCCCTGCGCCGCGCCGAGGAGGGCAACGGGTCGCGCACGCAGGAGCCGAGCCCGACGTGAGAACGGCGGACCGCCGCCGCCACGGACGTGCCGTGACGGCGGCGGTCCACCCCGGTCATCGAACGGTCAGTTCCCACTCCCGTGCCGGCGACCAGAGACCGCCACCGCCCGCGGCCGTCCCACCGCCCGCGGCCGTCCCGCCGTCGGCGTGCCAGACCGCGCCCGGCCGGTGCGGACGCTGCTCCGCCGGCCGGAAGCCGACCGTGTAGGTGCGGGTGAACGCGCCGTTCGCCGAGGTCACCGTGACGGTGCGGGTGGTGAACCCGCGCTGGGAGGACGAGACCGTCGGGCTCCCGGCCGTCACCTTCACCCGCGCGCCCGACGCGGCCGTCACGGCACCGACGGCCGGGGTCCGCCTGTTCTTCGGCCAGTCCACGACGTACGTGGACACCTCCGGGTCGAACCCGTCGAGCGCGACGCCCCCCACGGTGATCGCGGAGGCGTCCGCGACGCTCGCCTTCGTGGCGTCGGGGGAGTTGGTCACCGTGACCGACCCGTCCGCGTCGACCACCACGTCCGCCGCCATCGCCGCCGCCAGGTTGATCCGCTGCCAGCTCGGCGCCCCGGACCCGGTGAGGTCGAGCGGGTACCCGGAGTCCGTCGCGGTCTGCTCCAGCACCTGGGTGCGCTGCTCGGCGGTCAGGCCGGGGAACGCGGTGATCAGCAGCGCCGCCGCGTCGGACGGCGCGTCGAGGGCCTGTCCGGCCCTGCCGGTCCGGGAGAACCCGTACGTCAGGCGCTGCGTGTACTGATCGATCTGCTGAGCCGTGCTCAGACCGGCGTAGGGGTCTCCCGCGCAGGCCGTGAGCGTGTCGCCGTAGCCCTTCTCCTCGCACCGGGCCAGCAGCACGTTCCGGATCTCGGTGTGCGCCTGGGTCAGCAGCCTCTCGAAGCCGGGGTCCGCCCAGCGGTGCGCCACGGTGGCCTGGGCCGTGATCCGGCCGCCCATGACGTCCAGCGGGTAGTGGAACCCGAGGACGATGCGGTTGTTCCCGTACTCCGAGGCGCGCGTCAAAATCGACGGAGCCAGTTCGGGCAGCAGCGTGGCGAGGATCGTCCCGGCCTCGTAGCCGCCGTAGGTGTGGCCGCTCGGGTACGAGCCGCTGGTGGCCAGGCCCGCGTACGAGCCGTCCTGGGACTCGTAGACGCCGCCGCCGTCGCCGACGAACCCGAGCCGGACGTACGGGCGCGGGTACTGGTAGTGGTTCTTCGCCGCGTCGTGGGTGTCCAGGCTCTTGGTGACGCGGGAGAACAGCGCGCTGGTCTTGGGCAGTCGGCCTCCGTCGAGGGCCTCGCGGTAGAGCGGCCCGAGCCGGGAGCCCAGCCCGTCGGCCAGGGTGACGGTGGCGCTGTGGGAGGCGTCCACCATGGCGCGGTCGACCTGCTTCCGTGTCGCCGCGTTGTTGATGCCGAGGGTGATCGTGTCGTTCTCCGCGGTGGGCGAAGTGCCCTCGGACAGCTTCCCGTTGGCTCCGAGGGTGCCGGGCGCGAGGTCGTCGAAGCCGCTGAGGAGCCGGTTGAAGTAGTCGCCTCCGTCGTCGGTGGCGGGCCACGAGTCCGACGGGTAGGCGGCGCCCAGCACGTCGTCCGGGAAGGGGGACGGCTCGTAGTCCGACGGGTCGGAGGCGCTGACGGCCGTGGCGGTGGTCGTCGCCGTGCTGGCGGGGGTGGCCGTCGGGTCCGGGTCGTCGGAGCTGCCGGCCAGGGTCACCGCGGTCACGGTGGCGGAGTGGCCCTTCGCCCGGCCCGCGGTCGTCAGCAGCGCGGTGTCCGTGGTGCCGGACACATGCGCGGTGGTTCCGTCGTCGAGGGCCACGGTGTAGCCGACGACCGGGAAGCCGCCGTCGCCGGCGGGCCGCCAGCTCACCCGGACCCGCTTGCCGTCGGTGACCACGCCCGTGACGGTGGGCGTCCGGGGCCTGTTGTCGCCGGTGACGGTGGGCTGGGTCGCGGTGCTCGGGGCCGAGTCGCCGAGTGCGTTCACCGCCCGGACGCGCGCCGTGTACGAGGTGCCGTCCGCCAGCCGGGTGAACACCGTGCTCCGGCTGTCCG is a genomic window containing:
- a CDS encoding TIGR03842 family LLM class F420-dependent oxidoreductase, translating into MDFGLVLQTDPPASRVVDLMKRAEHHGFSHGWTFDSAVLWQEPFVIYSQVLAHTSTLKIGPMVTNPGTRTWEVTASTFATLNDMFGNRTVCGIGRGDSAMRVAGRKPNTLARISEAIKVIRALGRGEEADLGGGTVVRFPWVKPGAEVPVWMAAYGPKALKTTGEEADGFILQLADLYLTEYMVKAVRDAAEAAGRDPSEVRICVAAPAYVTADDSPEALGHAREQCRWFGGMVGNHVADLVAKYGAHTGAVPDELTDYIKAREGYDYAHHGRSGNPDTQFVPDEIVDRFCLIGPVEKHIEKLTALRALGVDQFALYAMHDAQEAVIDTYGTQVIPAVNA
- a CDS encoding NCS1 family nucleobase:cation symporter-1 is translated as MTDTAPTAIPPSAQVTLPDGRVELAPGSAPPSGRYANEDLLPVPVGKRTWTTYNFSALWVGMAHNTASWTLASGLIAVGMDWKQAVFTIALANLIVLAPMLLTGHAGPRYGIPFPVFARASFGIRGANLPAVVRALVACGWFGIQTWIGGEAIYFLAGKLIGDGWTGAATIGGHAWTMWLSFAIFWALQVAIIYRGMETIRRFENWAAPFVLVGAFVMLWWMSDKAGGFGPLFDQPSRLGWGGDFWKLFWPSLMGMIGFWSTLSLNIPDFTRYGKSQKAQTRGQALGLPTTMTLFAFLSVMVTSGSQAVYGEPIWDPVQLAAKTDNVVGLLFALVTVLVATLSVNIAANLVSPAFDFSNVAPRRVSFRAGALITSVLAVLICPWKLYSDPQGYIFTWLGLVGGLLGTVAGILIADYWILRRARLHLVDLYRAGGRYWYDKGWNWRAVVAFAVGGVLAVGGADFHPLVDGRPVPFLEPLADYGWAVGLTTALVLHLALMLMPATRPRAEAVGATGQP
- a CDS encoding lipoate--protein ligase family protein; this encodes MHGEYKVPGGKLVVVDVEAEKGVLRHVRVAGDFFLEPDEALDAVNRALEGAPADTDAAGLAARIDAALPEGTVMYGLTSEGVAIAVRRALAHATDWTDYDWQLIHEGPQAPALHMALDEVLTAEVAAGRRPPTLRVWEWGSPAVIIGSFQSLRNEVDAEGAARHGVDVVRRVSGGGAMFVEPGNTITYSLSVPEALVQGLSFQDSYAYLDDWVLGALGEMGIRAWYQPLNDIATDQGKIAGAAQKRVVGPGGGPGAVLHHVTMSYDIDADKMLQVLRIGREKMSDKGTKSAKKRVDPLRRQTGLAREAVIERMISSFGGRYGLSQGKVTDEELARARELARTKFSSAEWTARVP
- a CDS encoding HAMP domain-containing sensor histidine kinase, which gives rise to MPLFWRISLFNAVVLIAATALLLGPVTVSTPVLLTEAAILTVGLVVILTANVLLLRIGLGPLRRLAHAMTTTDLLRPRVRPKVDGDGEIAELITTFNTMLDRLEAERALSAARTLSAQESERHRVAQELYDEVGQTLAAVLLDLKRVADQAPDSVREQLSQVQETTRASLDEIRRIARRLLPGVLEELGLSSALRSLSDEFTGPSLTVRHDIAPGLPALGDNADLVLYRVAQESLTNVARHAGARVVLLTLRRAGDAVELRVRDDGRGFDDSGDAEGAGIRGMRERALLIGADLVVGPARGGGTEVRLAVPVGDRVAGRIG